AGTAATCAAGTCCACGAGCAATGGATAAATCAATACAGAAACGATTTTCGGCAACTCCGAGATTACGCACCCCAGCAATTACTGTTTCTAATTCACTAATTCCCAGATTTAATTGCTCGGTTTCAGGTAGATTTTGGGCGAGATATTTAAGTTTATCTAATACTTCATCAACGGAACCATCTATTTTAATAAAATCAATAATTTTTTGAGTCTGTTCTCCTGAAACTACCTGTTTCTCTAATTCTTGCTTTACTTTACTTTCACCAATTTTTTCTAAATTATCAACAATACTAATACACGATTTAATTTTATCTTCTGTGATTCCCACTGACTTAAAAAAACCTGTCAGAACTTTGCGATTATTGATGCGAATCAGAAAATTACCGATATTAATTGCTTCAAATATCTCTGTGATAATTGCAGGCATTTGAGCATCATAAAGCAAGCTGAGTTCCTTACGAGCAACTACATCAATATCGCACTGACGAAACTGACGAAAACGCCCATCTTTCGCTCGTTCTCCCCGAAAAACCATATCTGTTTGGTAACGGGCAAAGGGAAAGATTAACTCATTTAGATGACGAGCAATATAAGCTGCTAATGGAACTGTTTGATCGAATTTTAAAGCTCTTGCTTCCGAACCAGTTTCACCCGATTTATCTCTCTCGGCTTGTCGATTTGGTGGCAGGATGGGATCAATGCCATAAATGATATTGTCGCCTTGATT
This Nostoc sp. KVJ3 DNA region includes the following protein-coding sequences:
- the hisS gene encoding histidine--tRNA ligase, producing MAKGDKINFSTPSGFPEFLPNEKRLELYLLDIIRKVFESYGFTPIETPAVERLEVLQAKGNQGDNIIYGIDPILPPNRQAERDKSGETGSEARALKFDQTVPLAAYIARHLNELIFPFARYQTDMVFRGERAKDGRFRQFRQCDIDVVARKELSLLYDAQMPAIITEIFEAINIGNFLIRINNRKVLTGFFKSVGITEDKIKSCISIVDNLEKIGESKVKQELEKQVVSGEQTQKIIDFIKIDGSVDEVLDKLKYLAQNLPETEQLNLGISELETVIAGVRNLGVAENRFCIDLSIARGLDYYTGTVYETTLLGHEALGSICSGGRYEELVGVFLGEKMPGVGISIGLTRLISRLLKAGILSTLAATPAQVMVVNMQEDLMPTYLKVSQNLRQAGINVITNFDKRPLGKQFQLADKQGIQFCVIIGSEEAAAQKSSLKDLKTGEQVEVLLVDLAEEVKKRLG